The nucleotide sequence GTTTGAACGACAAGCAGTTCGGGTGGCAGCGTTTCGGCGAATACCTCGACAATACCTTTCTTGATCCGTTTATGGAAGGCGCCTGGATGACCAAGTACAAGGATCAGTATTACTTGCAATACGGCGCACCCGGCACCGAATTCAGTGGCTATGCCGATGGCGTGCAAGTGAGCGACAAGCCGTTGGGACCCTTCAAGCCGCAGCCCCATAACCCGTTTGCTTACAAGCCCGGCGGCTTCGCCCGCGGGGCCGGCCACGGCAACACCTTCCAAGACACTTACGGCAACTGGTGGCACCTGTCTACCATGGTGGTATCGGTGAAAAACAACTTCGAGCGGCGGCTTGGCCTGTGGCCCGCCGGTTTCGACAAAGAAGGGGTACTCTACACCAACACCACCTTCGGCGACTATCCGCACTACCTGCCTACCGGCCCCGAAGACCACCTGAAAAGCCGTTTCGCGGGCTGGATGCTGCTCAACTACCAGAAGCCGGTACAAGTCTCTTCCACGTTGGGCGGCTACTTACCCAATTATGCTGTCGATGAGAGTATCCGGACCTATTGGAGCGCGGCTACGGGCAACAAAGGGGAGTATCTGCAAACTGATTTGGGCAACCTCAACACCGTGCACGCCATCCAAATAAACTATGCCGACCAAGATGCGCAGTTTCTCGGTAAGCAGCAGAATATCTATCATCAGTATAGGCTCTGGCACTCTCTGGACGGCAAAAAGTGGAAAGTGCTAATTGATAAAAGCACCAACAAAACCGACGTACCCCACGATTACATCGAGCTACCCGAGCCGGTTCGTACCCGCTACCTCAAACTCGAAAACGTGCATATGCCCACTGGCAAATTCGCCATCAGTGGCCTACGGGTTTTTGGGAAGGGGAGTGGCGCCACGCCAGAGCCGGTAAAAGGATTCGTGGTGCTCCGAACCGAGAAAGACAAGCGGAGCGCCTGGCTCAAATGGACGCCCACCGACAACGCCTATGCCTACAATATCCACGTTGGCATCAGCCCCGATAAGCTCTACAATTGCATCATGGTACACGACCAAAACGACTACTATTTCAAAGGCATGGACAAAGACCAGCCCTACTATTTCACCATAGAAGCCATCAACGAAAATGGCGTTTCCTCCCGCATTCCCGTCGTGACAGCGAAATAGGAGAGTAGACGTGCCGCACAGCAGGCCCTAGCCATAGTGACCACCCTACTTGATTTCGCATGCTGAGTTGCCAATACAACCAGACCATCATGCTGAGCAGAGCCGGAGGCGTAGTCAAAGCATCTGGCGTGCTGCTATTGCCAAGACAACTAGAACGTCATGCTGAGCGCAGCCGAAGCATCTCGCGTGCTGAGGTTGTGGTACTAACCTAACCCAACGGTTCGAGCGAGCTGATTCGACTCCGCTCAGCATGACAATACCACTTATAACGACTTATAACGCTGCGAGCGAGATGCTTCGATTTCGGGACACTGTACTTAACATACCAGGACCAGTCTGACAGCAACGCGAGATACTTCGATAAGCGGACGCTAGATAGAGCACAACTATCTACTTTCGCATTCACTCACTTTATCATCCTACTCACACCCTTTCATTCCCACATGAAAAGTACTTTCCGAACTGCCTTGTTGCTTTCGCTGGGCCTCGCGCTGACTCCGCCGCTACAAGCCCAAAAATCCACCTCAACTGCCACTGCCACCACCGCTACTGCCGACGACCCCAAGATGAACAAGTTCATTGCGGACTTGATGCAGAAAATGACTTTGGAAGAGAAAATCGGGCAGCTGAACCTCGTATCGGTAGGCTTCGATGTGACGGGGCCGGTGGTGAGCAAGGATGTGGACGCCAACATTCGGAAAGGCAACGTAGGCGCCGTGCTCAACACCTACACGCCGGTGGCGGCGCGCAAACTGCAAGAGCTAGCCGTAAAAGAATCGCGCCTGCACATTCCGCTGATTTTCGGCTACGACGTTATTCACGGCCACCGCACCATCTTCCCGATTCCGTTAGGCGTAGCTTCTTCTTGGGATTTGACGGCCATTGAGCGCAGCGCCCGCATTGCCGCCGAAGAAGCCGCGGCCGATGGCATCAACTGGGTGTATTCGCCGATGGTGGACATTGCCCGCGACCCACGGTGGGGCCGCATTGCGGAAGGTGGGGGCGAAGACCCGTACCTCGGTGCCCAAATTGCCCGCGTGATGGTGCGCGGCTACCAAGGCACCGACATGAGCAAGCCCACCAGCGTCATGGCCTGCCTCAAGCACTTCGCCCTCTACGGCGCCGCCGAAGCCGGCCGCGACTACAACACCACCGACATGAGCCTCGTGCGCATGTACAACGAGTACCTGCCGCCCTACAAAGCCGCCATCGACGCTGGCGTGGGCTCGGTCATGAGCTCGTTCAACGACATCAACGGCATCCCCGCCACGGCCAACAAGTGGCTGATGACCGACCTGCTGCGTGGGCAGTGGGGCTTCAAAGGCTTCGTGGCCACCGACTATACCGCCATCAACGAAATGACGGCCCACGGCATGGGCAACGATGCGCAAGTGTCGGCCCTGGCCCTTAATGCGGGCATCGACCAAGACATGGTGGGCGAAATCTTCCTGAAGAATCTCGTTCAAAACCTGAAAGACGGTACGGTGAAGCAAGAGCAGATTGACCTGGCCTGCCGCCGCGTGCTGGAAGCCAAGTACATCCTCGGCCTGTTCAAAGACCCCTACCGCGCCGTGACCGACAAGCGTGCGAAGGCCACCATGATGAACAAGCAGTTCATTGCCGATGCCCGCGACATCAGCCGCAAGAGCTTGGTACTGCTCAAAAACGATAAGAACACCCTACCTCTCAAAAAGTCGGGCACTATTGCCCTGATCGGGCCGCTAGCCAACCGCCAGCGCGACATGATTGGCAACTGGAGCGGCGCCGGCGACTGGAAACAAGCCGTTTCGGTGGAGCAGGGCCTGAAAAACGTGGCCGGCAACGCCGTGAAAGTGGTATACGCCCAAGGCGCCAACGTCACCGACGACGAGCAAATGATAGCCCGCCTCAATGCCCACGGCGGCGAGCTAAACATCGACAAACGCTCCCCCGAAGCCATGATTCAAGAAGCCGTGCAAGTCGCCCAAGGCGCCGACGTGGTGGTGGCTGTAGTAGGCGAGTCGCAGGGCATGACGGGCGAAGCTGCCAGCCGCGCCGATATTGGCCTGCCAGGCCAGCAACTAGAGTTACTCAAAGCTCTCAAGAAAACCGGTAAGCCGCTGGTGCTGGTACTGATGAACGGCCGGCCACTCACGCTGAGTTGGGAAGACAAAAACGCCGGTGCCATCCTGGAAACCTGGTTTGCAGGTTCCCAAGCCGGCAACGCCATTGCCGACGTACTGTTCGGGAACTACAACCCCTCCGGCAAAATCACGGCTACCTTCCCCCAAACGGTGGGCCAAGTGCCCCTCTACTATAACCACAAAAACACCGGCCGCCCTTATGCTGGCGTGGCCCTCGACAAGTACAAGTCGCGCTACATGGACTTTAGCAACGACCCGCTCTACCCGTTTGGGTACGGCCTAAGCTACACCACCTTCACCTACGGCAAGCCCGAACTCAGCACCACCACCCTAAGCCCCAATGCCACCCTCGACGTGAAGGTAACCGTGCAAAACACCGGCAACTACGACGGCGAAGAAGTAGCACAGCTCTACATCCGCGACATGGTCGGTTCTATTTCGCGCCCCGTGAAAGAGTTGAAAGGCTTCCAGAAAGTGATGCTGAAAAAAGGGGAGAGCCGCACCCTCACCTTCAAGCTGACCCCCGACGACCTGAAGTTCTACAACACCGACCTCAAGTTCGTGTCCGAGCCCGGCGACTTCCAAGTATTCGTCGGCGGCAACTCCCGCGACGTGCAAACCGCTGCCTTCAAGCTGACGGAATAGATAGTTGGCATCAGCAGAAAGACCGTCATGCTGTGGAAGCATGACGGTCTTTCTGTTGTTATCCGGCTTATACAACCAACGGAGTTGCCTAGGTCAGCATACCACCATCAACCTGCAATACTTGGCCGGTGATGTAGCTGGAATCGTCGGAGGCGAGGAAGGCGGTGGCTTTGGCCACATCTTCGGGGGCGCCGCCTCGCCGCAGCGGAATGGCTTTGCGCCACTCGTCTACTTGCTTCTGGTCGAGGGCGTCGGTCATTTCGGTTTCAATGAAGCCGGGCGCAATGGCGTTGCAACGAATATTGCGCGAGCCCAGCTCCAGCGCCACCGACTTAGTGAAGCCAATGATGCCCGATTTGGAAGCGGCATAGTTGGCCTGGCCAGCATTGCCTTTGATGCCCACCACCGACGTCATATTGATAATACTGCCCGCTTTGGCGCGCATCATGGGTTTGGTAGCTGCTTTGGTAAGGTTGAACACCGACTTCAGGTTTACCGCAATTACTTGGTCCCACTGCTGCTCACTCATGCGCATCAGCAGGCCGTCCTGCGTGATGCCGGCGTTGTTGACCAGAATATCCAGCTTGCTGAAATCCGCCAGCACGTCCTCCACCAGCTTTTCAGCTTCTGCATACACCGAGGCGTCGGAGCGGTATCCTTTTACTTTGGTGCCATGGGCAGCTAGTTCTTGTTCAAGCTGTTGACCTTTCTCTACGCTAGAGAGGTAGGTGAAAGCCACTTGCGCCCCAAGCTGGGCAAAATGTACCGCAATAGCGCGGCCGATTCCTTTGGATGCGCCCGTAATCAGGGCCACTTTTCCGTCGAGCAATTTTGTCATGGGGGCGAAGATAGGTTTCTGGTGGGTAGTTTTTGGTGTTAAGCAGCTGTCAAATGGCGGATGTTCTACCTGTTTACTGCCGCCAGCCGTCAACCTACACAAATTCAGTAGCCAAATCTACGCTGCTGTTTCCTGACAGTGTTGCTTCAAGCTGCACCCAAGCAGAAGGCACGTACGGCACTTCTTTATGAGCATAAACAAGCATAGAGTTGTAAACAAGCAGCCATAAGAGGCGCTACCTTCGCCCTAATGCTCGAAACCGAAATCTGTATTCTGGGTGCCGGACCGGGTGGTGCTACGGCGGCTTTGCACCTTGCTAACGCCGGTCAGCCCTGCCTGCTCCTCGACCGTGCTACTTTTCCCCGCGACAAAGTATGCGGCGACGCGCTGAGCGGGAAAGTGCTAAGTGAGTTGCGTCGAATTGATGCTTTATTGCCTGCCCGCCTAGAGGCGACACCGGTGCAGCTTCCCTCGTGGGGTATTGATTTCTATGCGCCCAACGGGCGCAAACTAGCGGTGCCGTTCAAACCCAACTACAACGCCGCCACCGACCACGCCGCTGGTCACATTAGCAAGCGCATCGACTTCGACAACTTCTTGATCGAGGAAGTGCGCCGCCGCCCCGAAATCGAGTTCCGCGAAGGGGCTGACATCAGCCAGCACGAGCAGCAGACCGACGGCCGGTGGCTACTAAAAGACGCAAGTGGCGTGCCCGTGGCTTTAACGCGGCTACTGCTGGTAGCCAACGGCGCGCAATCATCATTCGCGCGGCAAATTGGCGGGCATGCCCTGGAGCCAGCGCACCATTGCGCCGGCCTACGGGCCTACTACCGGGGCGTGCGCAACCTGCATCCCGACAACTTCATCGAACTATACTTCATCAAAGACTTTTTGCCCGGCTACCTCTGGGTGTTCCCCTTGCCCAATGGTGAGGCCAACGTGGGGGTGGGCATGCTCACCGAGGC is from Hymenobacter tibetensis and encodes:
- a CDS encoding family 43 glycosylhydrolase — translated: MLRILLLFFAATLSLTVQAQPTSSPGQRTYCNPLNLDYGYTPIPNFAEAGKHRATADPVITLYKGEYYLFSTNQWGYWHSPDLYNWKFISRSFLRPEHKVYDDLCAPAVFVLGDTLLVYGSTQEKNFPIWMSTNPKANEWKPAVDPFQIGAWDPDFFLDTDGKLYLYWGSSNVYPLYGQQISRKTFQPIGERKEMFGLNDKQFGWQRFGEYLDNTFLDPFMEGAWMTKYKDQYYLQYGAPGTEFSGYADGVQVSDKPLGPFKPQPHNPFAYKPGGFARGAGHGNTFQDTYGNWWHLSTMVVSVKNNFERRLGLWPAGFDKEGVLYTNTTFGDYPHYLPTGPEDHLKSRFAGWMLLNYQKPVQVSSTLGGYLPNYAVDESIRTYWSAATGNKGEYLQTDLGNLNTVHAIQINYADQDAQFLGKQQNIYHQYRLWHSLDGKKWKVLIDKSTNKTDVPHDYIELPEPVRTRYLKLENVHMPTGKFAISGLRVFGKGSGATPEPVKGFVVLRTEKDKRSAWLKWTPTDNAYAYNIHVGISPDKLYNCIMVHDQNDYYFKGMDKDQPYYFTIEAINENGVSSRIPVVTAK
- the bglX gene encoding beta-glucosidase BglX, giving the protein MKSTFRTALLLSLGLALTPPLQAQKSTSTATATTATADDPKMNKFIADLMQKMTLEEKIGQLNLVSVGFDVTGPVVSKDVDANIRKGNVGAVLNTYTPVAARKLQELAVKESRLHIPLIFGYDVIHGHRTIFPIPLGVASSWDLTAIERSARIAAEEAAADGINWVYSPMVDIARDPRWGRIAEGGGEDPYLGAQIARVMVRGYQGTDMSKPTSVMACLKHFALYGAAEAGRDYNTTDMSLVRMYNEYLPPYKAAIDAGVGSVMSSFNDINGIPATANKWLMTDLLRGQWGFKGFVATDYTAINEMTAHGMGNDAQVSALALNAGIDQDMVGEIFLKNLVQNLKDGTVKQEQIDLACRRVLEAKYILGLFKDPYRAVTDKRAKATMMNKQFIADARDISRKSLVLLKNDKNTLPLKKSGTIALIGPLANRQRDMIGNWSGAGDWKQAVSVEQGLKNVAGNAVKVVYAQGANVTDDEQMIARLNAHGGELNIDKRSPEAMIQEAVQVAQGADVVVAVVGESQGMTGEAASRADIGLPGQQLELLKALKKTGKPLVLVLMNGRPLTLSWEDKNAGAILETWFAGSQAGNAIADVLFGNYNPSGKITATFPQTVGQVPLYYNHKNTGRPYAGVALDKYKSRYMDFSNDPLYPFGYGLSYTTFTYGKPELSTTTLSPNATLDVKVTVQNTGNYDGEEVAQLYIRDMVGSISRPVKELKGFQKVMLKKGESRTLTFKLTPDDLKFYNTDLKFVSEPGDFQVFVGGNSRDVQTAAFKLTE
- the fabG gene encoding 3-oxoacyl-[acyl-carrier-protein] reductase, whose amino-acid sequence is MTKLLDGKVALITGASKGIGRAIAVHFAQLGAQVAFTYLSSVEKGQQLEQELAAHGTKVKGYRSDASVYAEAEKLVEDVLADFSKLDILVNNAGITQDGLLMRMSEQQWDQVIAVNLKSVFNLTKAATKPMMRAKAGSIINMTSVVGIKGNAGQANYAASKSGIIGFTKSVALELGSRNIRCNAIAPGFIETEMTDALDQKQVDEWRKAIPLRRGGAPEDVAKATAFLASDDSSYITGQVLQVDGGMLT
- a CDS encoding geranylgeranyl reductase family protein, with product MLETEICILGAGPGGATAALHLANAGQPCLLLDRATFPRDKVCGDALSGKVLSELRRIDALLPARLEATPVQLPSWGIDFYAPNGRKLAVPFKPNYNAATDHAAGHISKRIDFDNFLIEEVRRRPEIEFREGADISQHEQQTDGRWLLKDASGVPVALTRLLLVANGAQSSFARQIGGHALEPAHHCAGLRAYYRGVRNLHPDNFIELYFIKDFLPGYLWVFPLPNGEANVGVGMLTEAVSKKKVNLREKLTDMLATHPALKDRFANAERLGPVRGFGLPLGSKRRKLSGPNYLLLGDAASLIDPFSGEGISHAMVSGRHAADWASRALAAQEYTSQFLAGYDKAVYNRLGQELRLSRVMQRLLDYPWLFNFIANRAANNPTIAETLSMMFLDLDMRERLRKPSFYLKLLVGK